In Rutidosis leptorrhynchoides isolate AG116_Rl617_1_P2 chromosome 2, CSIRO_AGI_Rlap_v1, whole genome shotgun sequence, one genomic interval encodes:
- the LOC139891241 gene encoding high mobility group B protein 10-like has product MSVPHQQHLSYGPKTINGCTQNTSTTCSYPPPEASYEEITQNPQFFLDKLQIFHSNFGTKFKIPIIGGNSLDLQRLFIEVTSRGGIEKLVSDRRWKEIMGIFKFGPTITNASFVLRKSYLSLLYHFEQVYFFRKKAPAVVSSDTTNRGHGSVASSVSNLFSERRTIEVGGQVTGTIDNRFENGYIVTVDMGSEKLSGFLYHLPPDSPAPSHGTHDMYQLALREPSPKPALSGYDMFFTEHYIRLKPLYHGQENIIRKRIQVLWSTLTEEEKQVYQEKGTER; this is encoded by the exons ATGTCGGTCCCTCATCAACAACATCTCTCATACGGTCCAAAAACTATCAATGGTTGTACACAAAACACCTCCACAACTTGTTCATACCCTCCACCAGAAGCTTCTTATGAAGAAATCACTCAGAACCCCCAATTTTTCTTGGATAAACTTCAAATCTTTCACTCAAATTTTGGTACTAAGTTCAA GATCCCTATCATTGGAGGGAACTCTTTAGATCTTCAACGACTATTTATAGAGGTAACGTCACGAGGTGGCATCGAAaag CTTGTGAGTGACCGAAGATGGAAGGAAATAATGGGTATCTTCAAATTTGGTCCTACAATTACCAACGCGTCTTTTGTCTTGCGCAAGTCGTATTTGTCGTTGCTCTATCATTTTGAGCAGGTTTACTTTTTCCGCAAGAAAGCCCCGGCTGTTGTTTCATCCG ATACTACAAACAGGGGCCATGGATCAGTGGCCAGTTCCGTTAGCAATCTGTTTTCAG AGAGGCGAACGATCGAGGTTGGTGGACAAGTAACTGGAACCATTGATAACCGATTCGAAAATGGTTATATAGTTACGGTGGATATGGGTTCGGAAAAGCTTTCAGGCTTTCTGTATCATCTGCCACCCGATTCTCCAGCGCCATCTCATGGGACCCACGATATGTATCAGCTTGCACTAAGGGAACCTTCACCTAAACCAGCCTTAAGCGGCTATGATATGTTCTTCACCGAGCACTATATCAGGTTAAAGCCTTTGTACCATGGTCAGGAAAATATCATACGCAAAAGAATTCAAGTTTTATGGAGCACTTTGACAGAAGAGGAGAAACAG GTTTATCAGGAAAAAGGCACTGAAAGATAA